The Pricia mediterranea genome includes a window with the following:
- a CDS encoding thioredoxin family protein, with protein sequence MARTPSTMLPLGTKAPEFSLTDTVMDKTVNLHALKGDKGTVIMFICNHCPFVKHVNPEIVKVAENYQDRGIAFAAISSNDVENYPQDAPHLMKETAKQEGYPFPYLYDETQGTAKAFDAACTPDFYLFDSDLELVYRGQLDDSRPENGIPLTGNDLRNALDALLKGKTIDPDQKPSIGCNIKWKD encoded by the coding sequence ATGGCAAGAACACCCAGTACGATGCTTCCCCTCGGAACCAAGGCCCCCGAATTCAGTCTTACCGATACCGTAATGGACAAGACCGTAAACCTACACGCCCTCAAAGGTGACAAGGGCACGGTAATCATGTTCATCTGTAACCACTGTCCCTTTGTAAAGCACGTCAATCCCGAAATCGTTAAGGTGGCCGAGAACTATCAGGATCGGGGTATCGCTTTTGCAGCTATTTCCAGTAATGACGTAGAAAATTATCCGCAAGACGCCCCTCATTTGATGAAAGAAACCGCAAAACAAGAGGGATACCCTTTTCCCTATCTCTACGACGAGACGCAAGGAACGGCAAAAGCCTTTGATGCAGCCTGCACCCCGGATTTCTATTTGTTCGATAGCGATTTGGAATTGGTGTACCGCGGTCAATTGGACGATTCCCGTCCCGAAAACGGCATCCCGCTTACCGGAAACGACTTGCGGAATGCCTTGGATGCGCTCCTCAAGGGGAAAACGATCGACCCCGATCAAAAACCCAGTATCGGCTGCAATATAAAATGGAAGGATTAA
- a CDS encoding tRNA-binding protein produces MTDIIAWSDFAKVDIRIGTVVAIDDFPEARRPAYRLRVDFGDEIGIKKSSAQLTGRYRKEELLHRQVVAVVNFPKKQIANFMSECLILGAVEGDDVVLLRPEAPVANGLKIS; encoded by the coding sequence ATGACCGATATCATAGCTTGGAGCGATTTTGCCAAAGTCGATATACGGATCGGGACCGTCGTAGCGATCGATGATTTTCCCGAAGCCCGTAGACCCGCGTACCGATTACGCGTCGATTTCGGGGATGAAATCGGGATTAAAAAATCATCCGCCCAGCTTACCGGTCGCTATAGAAAAGAGGAGCTCTTGCACAGGCAGGTGGTGGCGGTGGTCAACTTTCCCAAAAAACAGATTGCGAACTTTATGAGCGAATGTCTTATTTTGGGCGCAGTAGAGGGGGACGATGTAGTGCTCTTACGGCCCGAGGCCCCAGTGGCCAACGGACTCAAAATTTCCTGA
- a CDS encoding ABC transporter ATP-binding protein, translating to MKELQHLNKYFKKYWKKLLVGVFITIIARMLQLVMPSYVNKSITVVEQFLDAELAESEAKALLLKFILIIVGAALLSGFFTFLMRQTIINVSRYIEKDLKNEVFDHYQLLSLDFYKKNRTGDLMNRISEDVNQVRLYAGPALMYGINTITLFACIIPIMFFTAPTLAAYVLIPLPILSVLIYRISKIIHKRSTVVQQFLSTLSTYTQEVFSGVSVIKAYALEPQINSEVSELAIEGKDKSMDLAKVNAWFFPLMLLLIGISNLFVIYIGGKQFIDGEIDSVGVIAEFILYVNMLTWPVAMLGWLTSIVQRAEASQKRINEFLRQSPDIINTVHEATPVQGKIEFRNVTFTYSDTEITALRNISFTINAGETVAILGKTGSGKSTILDLVARLYDVSSGEILIDDIPIRELNIESLRRAVGAVPQEAFLFSDSIKNNIKFGKENATDEEVVQAAKEAVVHQNIIGFSKGYDTVLGERGITLSGGQKQRVSIARALLKDPQIYLFDDCLSAVDTETEEEILGNLKKASNDKTTLIVSHRVSSAKNADRVLVLKEGELLQQGTHEQLNTKEGYYKELYVTQLSENES from the coding sequence ATGAAAGAACTCCAACACCTCAACAAATACTTTAAAAAATACTGGAAGAAATTGCTGGTAGGTGTATTCATCACTATTATAGCAAGAATGTTGCAGTTGGTCATGCCTTCGTACGTCAACAAGTCCATCACCGTAGTCGAGCAATTTTTGGATGCGGAACTGGCCGAATCGGAGGCCAAGGCGCTACTTTTAAAATTTATTCTCATTATCGTGGGCGCCGCACTGTTATCGGGATTTTTCACCTTTTTGATGCGGCAGACCATTATCAACGTATCGCGCTATATCGAGAAGGACCTGAAGAACGAGGTATTCGATCACTATCAACTGCTAAGTCTCGATTTTTATAAAAAAAACCGCACCGGCGATTTGATGAACCGCATCAGCGAGGATGTAAACCAAGTGCGTCTCTATGCTGGACCCGCCTTGATGTACGGCATCAACACGATTACCCTTTTTGCCTGTATCATTCCGATCATGTTCTTTACCGCACCGACCCTCGCGGCCTATGTACTGATTCCCCTGCCGATCTTGTCCGTCTTGATCTATCGGATCAGCAAGATCATCCACAAACGCAGTACCGTTGTACAGCAATTTCTTTCGACTCTCTCCACCTATACCCAAGAGGTATTTTCGGGGGTATCGGTCATTAAGGCCTATGCCCTGGAACCCCAGATCAATTCGGAAGTAAGCGAACTCGCCATTGAAGGCAAGGATAAGAGTATGGACCTGGCAAAGGTTAACGCCTGGTTCTTTCCGTTGATGTTGCTGTTGATCGGTATCAGCAACCTTTTTGTCATCTACATCGGAGGGAAACAGTTCATTGACGGCGAAATCGACTCGGTCGGGGTCATTGCGGAATTCATTTTATACGTTAATATGCTTACTTGGCCGGTGGCCATGCTGGGATGGCTGACTTCGATCGTGCAACGGGCGGAGGCTTCGCAAAAACGAATCAACGAATTTTTACGGCAATCCCCTGATATCATCAATACCGTGCACGAAGCCACTCCCGTCCAAGGAAAAATCGAATTCCGGAACGTGACCTTTACCTATAGCGATACAGAAATCACGGCCCTAAGGAACATTTCCTTCACCATCAACGCAGGAGAAACGGTGGCCATCCTTGGCAAGACGGGTTCTGGCAAGTCCACCATTCTTGACCTCGTGGCACGACTCTACGATGTATCATCGGGAGAGATATTGATCGATGACATCCCCATCCGAGAATTGAACATCGAAAGTTTACGCCGGGCGGTCGGGGCGGTACCCCAAGAGGCCTTTTTGTTTTCGGACTCCATCAAGAACAACATCAAGTTCGGCAAGGAAAACGCTACGGACGAAGAAGTCGTTCAAGCCGCCAAGGAAGCGGTGGTGCATCAGAACATCATCGGATTTTCAAAGGGATACGACACCGTCCTCGGGGAAAGGGGCATCACCCTCAGTGGAGGCCAGAAACAGCGGGTATCCATTGCACGCGCCCTTCTAAAAGACCCACAGATATATCTTTTCGACGATTGTCTTTCGGCGGTGGACACGGAAACCGAAGAAGAAATATTGGGCAATCTTAAAAAGGCCTCGAACGATAAGACCACCTTAATCGTGAGCCATCGGGTCTCATCGGCCAAGAACGCCGATAGGGTGCTCGTGCTCAAAGAAGGGGAACTCTTACAGCAGGGCACCCACGAGCAGCTCAACACTAAGGAAGGTTATTATAAAGAGCTCTATGTTACGCAGTTGTCTGAAAATGAATCTTAA
- the nusB gene encoding transcription antitermination factor NusB, with the protein MLTRRHIRIKVMQCIYALTQSKDESLQKQEKFLRYSIESMYSLYLLMLSLMIEMQQRAEKHLKLSSKKYLATASDTYPDQEKFVNNRLLLQLVNNEGLKAELKKRKLTNWSENDEYVRILFNEMVEHQLYADYMTSGKSSYEEDKNFIIALYRDIIAPNEKIYDYFEDDKLTWVDDIPIVNTFILKLFRKAKENRPPSFFLPRLLKDDADMDFAQKLLTKTLLNDAKWTKEIEGKTPNWDKDRIADMDSILLKMAICELLNFPTIPEKVTINEFLEIAKEYSTPKSSIFINGILDSLVREYKTEGKLNKIGRGLI; encoded by the coding sequence ATGTTGACACGAAGGCACATCAGGATCAAAGTCATGCAATGTATTTATGCCCTGACCCAATCAAAGGACGAGTCTTTGCAAAAGCAGGAGAAATTTCTGCGGTATAGCATTGAAAGTATGTACAGCTTGTACCTTCTCATGCTAAGCCTAATGATCGAAATGCAACAGCGGGCCGAAAAACACTTGAAGTTGTCCTCGAAAAAGTATCTGGCGACTGCCTCCGATACCTATCCCGACCAAGAAAAGTTCGTGAACAACAGGCTCTTGCTCCAGTTGGTGAACAACGAGGGGCTAAAGGCGGAACTTAAAAAACGCAAGTTGACCAATTGGTCGGAGAACGATGAGTACGTGAGGATCCTGTTCAACGAAATGGTCGAACATCAGCTGTACGCGGACTACATGACCTCCGGAAAAAGTTCGTATGAAGAGGATAAAAATTTTATTATTGCCCTTTATAGGGATATCATTGCGCCGAACGAGAAAATCTACGATTATTTTGAGGACGATAAGTTGACTTGGGTGGACGACATCCCCATAGTGAATACCTTTATTTTAAAATTATTCAGGAAAGCAAAGGAAAACCGTCCGCCATCCTTTTTTCTTCCCAGGTTGCTCAAGGATGATGCGGATATGGACTTCGCCCAGAAATTGCTGACCAAGACCTTGCTGAACGATGCCAAGTGGACGAAGGAAATCGAGGGGAAAACGCCGAATTGGGACAAGGACCGGATTGCGGATATGGATTCCATCCTATTAAAAATGGCGATATGCGAGCTGCTCAACTTTCCTACTATCCCAGAAAAAGTGACCATCAACGAATTTTTGGAAATCGCCAAGGAATACTCCACCCCGAAAAGCAGTATTTTCATTAACGGGATACTGGACAGCCTGGTCAGGGAGTACAAAACAGAGGGTAAATTGAATAAAATCGGGAGGGGATTGATCTAA
- a CDS encoding PUR family DNA/RNA-binding protein, producing MEGKNSNDQEEIHSKVMRAGRRTYFFDVRSTKAGDYYLTITESKKFTHDDGSFHYKKHKIYLYKEDFEDFRKNAEEMMDFIIEEKGTEVISERHQKNFKKEEESESVQAKSTDSFTDVSFDDI from the coding sequence ATGGAAGGGAAAAATTCAAACGATCAGGAGGAAATTCACTCCAAAGTAATGCGGGCAGGCAGAAGAACCTATTTTTTCGATGTACGCAGCACCAAAGCCGGGGATTATTATCTCACGATTACCGAAAGCAAAAAATTCACCCATGACGATGGGTCTTTTCACTACAAAAAACACAAGATATACCTCTACAAGGAGGATTTTGAGGATTTCCGGAAGAATGCAGAGGAAATGATGGATTTTATCATTGAAGAAAAAGGTACCGAAGTTATTTCCGAAAGACACCAAAAAAACTTTAAGAAAGAGGAAGAGAGTGAAAGCGTCCAAGCCAAATCCACCGATAGTTTTACCGATGTAAGCTTTGACGATATCTAA
- a CDS encoding peroxiredoxin, producing the protein MATLRLGDKAPDFTADSSMGEINLYDYLGDSWGILFSHPADFTPVCTTELGVTAKFKEEFAKRDVKMLALSVDDVDSHKEWIKDINEVNDTTVNFPIIADTDRKVSDLYDMIHPNADDTLTVRSVFIIAPDKTVKLTLTYPASTGRNFYELLRVVDSLQLTANHKVATPANWKNGEDVVVSPAISTKDAVDMFDKGVKEVKPYLRMTPDPTA; encoded by the coding sequence ATGGCAACACTACGATTAGGCGATAAAGCCCCCGATTTTACGGCGGACAGCTCGATGGGCGAAATAAACCTTTACGATTACCTTGGCGATAGCTGGGGCATCCTGTTTTCGCATCCGGCGGATTTTACACCGGTCTGTACTACCGAATTAGGCGTCACGGCAAAGTTCAAGGAGGAATTTGCCAAGCGCGACGTAAAAATGCTGGCACTCAGTGTCGATGATGTCGACTCCCATAAGGAATGGATAAAGGATATCAACGAAGTCAACGATACCACGGTCAATTTTCCGATCATTGCGGATACGGATCGAAAGGTGTCCGATCTATACGACATGATCCATCCGAATGCCGACGATACCCTGACGGTACGTTCGGTATTTATCATCGCGCCCGATAAAACGGTAAAGTTGACCTTAACCTATCCGGCATCCACAGGCCGGAACTTTTACGAACTGCTTCGCGTCGTCGATTCGTTGCAGCTTACTGCCAATCATAAGGTAGCTACCCCGGCTAATTGGAAAAACGGGGAAGATGTAGTGGTCAGTCCCGCTATATCCACGAAAGACGCGGTCGACATGTTCGACAAGGGCGTGAAAGAAGTGAAGCCTTACTTGAGGATGACCCCGGACCCTACGGCCTAA
- a CDS encoding DUF1573 domain-containing protein: MKKTILFLSAISMMAFTSCKDNASNKVNSDNVAQASARDEAGKQVPVMQFEKVEHDFGTIEQGAAQETIFKFTNTGNAPLIITNASSSCGCTVPNPPKDPIAPGETGELLVKFNGSGQNQVSKTITVNANTESGTEMLRIKAFVNPKNAGPTS; the protein is encoded by the coding sequence ATGAAAAAAACAATTTTATTTCTAAGCGCTATTTCGATGATGGCCTTTACTTCGTGTAAGGACAATGCCTCGAACAAGGTGAATTCGGACAACGTAGCACAAGCGTCCGCGCGTGATGAGGCGGGCAAGCAGGTGCCCGTAATGCAGTTCGAAAAGGTGGAGCACGATTTTGGAACGATCGAACAGGGAGCGGCCCAAGAGACCATATTCAAGTTTACCAACACCGGTAACGCGCCCTTGATCATTACCAACGCATCCAGTTCTTGTGGCTGTACGGTGCCCAACCCACCTAAAGATCCCATCGCGCCCGGGGAGACTGGCGAACTGCTGGTCAAATTCAACGGATCCGGACAGAACCAGGTAAGTAAAACCATCACGGTCAATGCCAATACGGAAAGCGGTACCGAGATGTTGCGCATCAAGGCCTTCGTAAACCCGAAGAACGCCGGCCCGACTTCATAA
- a CDS encoding M14 family metallopeptidase — translation MKISLFATAFLFVQIGFAQDSLDLDYYLPQEVSYNQDIPTPKEIIGHEVGEWHITHDKLMFYMQTLADASDRINIENRGETFEGRPLLLLTITSPENLGNIDKIRKDHVALTEKGSADLNLDTMPVVVYQGFSIHGNEPSGSNAALAYAYYLAAAQRPDIETLLDDTVILLDPSFNPDGLQRFAYWANSNKSINLNPDSNDREFHEVWPRGRTNHYWFDMNRDWLPVQLPESRARIASFHKWMPNVLTDHHEMGTNSTFFFQPGVPSRVHPLTPDMNQELTAEIGTYHAAALDNIGSLYYSEENYDDFYYGKGSTFPDINGGVGILFEQGSSRGHLQESENGILSFPFTIRNQFVTALSTVKAAQAMREKMLDYQREFYTESSIESAIGRNKALVFGDSKDAAKAWHFADMLRRQHIKFHPLSDDVRLDGKDYKKGYGYVIPKNQKNYRLIKAMFEKRTSFTDSIFYDVSAWTLPLAFNLDYTEARSLSAADESVTGLAPLTGGLDARSNYAYLFEWNEYYSPKALNEITKKGIRAKVAKSPFNLEDKDYGYGTIMVPVQGQEMDPDELYQFLKEVAQESNIQITPVSTGLTQGIDLGSNDFNIIKKQKVALLVGSDVRSYDAGEIWHLFDTRYDMNITKIDTEYFDSVDLSQYTDFIVPSMGSGGLSKKQAEKLKKWVREGGTLIGYRDMAESFEKNGLMELKFKKDTLVATDISYGEKRDFKGAQVTGGAIFEADLDLSHPINYGYKNDKLPLFRNTNIYIEPDKDSYNNPIQYTENPLMSGYISEENLEMLKKSVPFQVQRMGKGRVIVFTDNTNFRAFWYGTNKLLMNAIFFGNMM, via the coding sequence ATGAAAATCTCACTCTTCGCAACCGCCTTTTTGTTTGTCCAGATCGGTTTCGCCCAAGACAGTCTTGACCTTGATTACTATCTTCCACAAGAGGTCAGCTATAATCAAGACATTCCGACCCCCAAGGAGATAATCGGACATGAAGTAGGCGAATGGCATATCACCCACGACAAACTGATGTTCTATATGCAGACCCTCGCCGATGCCAGCGACCGCATCAATATCGAGAACCGTGGGGAGACCTTTGAGGGGCGACCGCTTCTATTGCTGACCATAACATCGCCCGAAAATCTCGGAAATATCGATAAAATCAGGAAAGATCACGTGGCGCTAACGGAAAAGGGGAGCGCTGACCTGAATCTCGACACGATGCCGGTAGTGGTCTATCAAGGGTTTTCCATTCACGGCAACGAACCCAGCGGCTCGAATGCCGCGTTGGCCTATGCCTATTACCTGGCCGCCGCCCAAAGACCTGACATCGAAACACTTTTGGACGATACGGTGATTTTACTGGACCCCTCCTTTAATCCCGATGGGCTGCAGCGCTTTGCGTATTGGGCGAATTCCAATAAGAGCATCAACCTGAACCCCGACAGCAACGACAGGGAATTTCACGAGGTCTGGCCACGAGGCCGTACCAATCATTATTGGTTCGACATGAACCGGGACTGGCTGCCCGTACAACTTCCGGAAAGTCGCGCCCGAATCGCATCCTTCCACAAATGGATGCCCAACGTCTTGACCGACCACCACGAAATGGGTACCAATTCTACCTTCTTTTTTCAGCCGGGAGTACCATCAAGGGTACATCCTCTGACCCCGGATATGAACCAGGAACTCACCGCCGAAATCGGCACTTATCATGCCGCTGCCCTTGACAATATCGGTTCACTCTACTATTCCGAGGAAAACTACGACGACTTTTATTATGGAAAAGGTTCCACCTTTCCGGATATCAATGGCGGGGTCGGAATTCTGTTCGAACAGGGCAGTTCACGAGGTCATTTGCAGGAAAGCGAGAACGGCATCCTGAGCTTTCCCTTTACCATTCGCAATCAATTCGTTACTGCACTTTCTACCGTAAAAGCGGCACAGGCCATGCGGGAAAAGATGCTCGACTATCAGCGCGAATTTTATACGGAATCAAGCATTGAATCGGCCATCGGTAGAAATAAGGCCCTGGTCTTCGGGGACAGCAAAGATGCAGCCAAAGCTTGGCATTTTGCGGACATGCTGCGACGCCAACATATTAAGTTCCACCCACTTTCGGACGATGTACGGCTCGATGGGAAGGACTATAAAAAGGGCTACGGCTACGTCATTCCGAAAAATCAAAAAAACTACCGGCTGATCAAGGCGATGTTCGAAAAACGCACCAGCTTTACCGACAGCATTTTCTACGACGTTTCCGCATGGACCCTACCCTTGGCCTTTAATCTTGATTATACCGAAGCCCGGTCCCTAAGCGCCGCCGATGAATCCGTTACCGGGCTCGCCCCCTTAACGGGAGGTCTCGATGCCCGGAGCAACTATGCCTACCTGTTCGAATGGAACGAATATTACAGTCCGAAAGCCCTGAACGAAATCACCAAAAAAGGAATTCGGGCCAAGGTCGCAAAATCGCCTTTCAATTTGGAGGATAAGGATTATGGTTACGGTACGATTATGGTTCCCGTTCAGGGACAGGAAATGGATCCGGACGAGCTTTACCAATTTCTGAAGGAGGTCGCCCAAGAAAGTAACATCCAGATTACCCCCGTAAGCACTGGATTGACCCAAGGTATCGATTTGGGCAGCAACGACTTCAACATCATAAAAAAGCAAAAGGTAGCCCTTTTGGTAGGTTCGGACGTTCGCTCCTACGATGCCGGGGAAATCTGGCATTTGTTCGACACCCGTTATGACATGAACATCACCAAAATCGACACGGAGTATTTTGATTCCGTGGATTTGAGCCAATACACCGACTTCATTGTCCCTAGTATGGGTAGCGGGGGACTTTCAAAAAAGCAGGCTGAAAAACTCAAAAAATGGGTCAGGGAAGGCGGTACGTTAATCGGCTATCGCGACATGGCGGAATCTTTCGAAAAGAATGGATTGATGGAACTCAAATTCAAAAAGGACACCCTCGTAGCCACGGACATATCTTACGGTGAGAAAAGGGATTTTAAAGGGGCGCAAGTAACCGGCGGTGCTATATTTGAGGCCGATCTCGATCTTTCGCATCCAATAAACTACGGTTATAAAAACGACAAACTGCCCCTGTTCAGAAATACGAACATCTACATCGAGCCTGATAAAGACAGTTACAACAATCCGATCCAGTATACCGAGAACCCCCTGATGAGCGGTTATATTTCTGAGGAAAATCTCGAGATGCTCAAGAAAAGTGTACCCTTCCAAGTCCAGCGTATGGGCAAGGGCCGGGTCATCGTGTTCACGGACAATACCAACTTCAGGGCCTTTTGGTACGGCACCAACAAATTGCTGATGAATGCCATATTTTTTGGAAATATGATGTGA